The following are encoded together in the Bacillus sp. V2I10 genome:
- a CDS encoding TetR/AcrR family transcriptional regulator, translating to MIKSKNLSSNDKLLLAAIDLIAEKGYNGVTTMEIATTAGLSEKTLFRHFGSKQNLLESAFDRFHYIEEMKKLFNEKLVWDLQADLLMISRTYHEIMNRNRKMIQISIKEEGNMPGFRERTQKQPQQLMEILTGYFTVMFEKGKLIQTNPEVQALSFMMMNFGAFMNDLESNANFPTVSLEEFIMESVQIFTRALTP from the coding sequence ATGATCAAAAGTAAAAATCTGAGCAGCAATGATAAACTGCTGTTGGCAGCTATCGATCTAATAGCTGAGAAAGGCTACAATGGAGTGACTACTATGGAAATCGCTACCACAGCTGGTTTAAGCGAAAAGACGTTGTTTCGCCACTTTGGTAGCAAGCAAAATCTTCTCGAATCTGCTTTTGACCGTTTTCATTATATCGAAGAGATGAAAAAGCTTTTTAACGAGAAGCTTGTGTGGGATTTACAAGCAGATTTGCTCATGATTAGCAGGACGTACCATGAAATTATGAACCGCAACCGGAAAATGATTCAGATCAGTATTAAGGAAGAAGGCAATATGCCAGGGTTTCGAGAAAGAACACAGAAACAGCCTCAACAATTAATGGAAATCTTAACAGGTTATTTCACGGTTATGTTTGAGAAAGGCAAACTGATACAGACGAACCCGGAAGTTCAGGCGTTGTCGTTCATGATGATGAATTTTGGTGCATTTATGAACGATCTGGAGTCTAATGCTAACTTTCCAACCGTATCACTTGAAGAATTTATAATGGAAAGTGTCCAGATATTTACTAGGGCTTTAACCCCCTAG
- a CDS encoding carbonic anhydrase, translating to MYEGETGPEHWGELDQANSTCVNGSEQSPITIEFSQVKTDKKMENIQIQYEPTPFTLVNNGHTVQANATTESNSILVEGNKYNLAQFHFHTPSEHQFNGQNYDMELHLVHKDANGKITVLGVMIQEGKKNEKLASIWDVLPKEETGEDISVKEPVDLQGILPQEQMSFRYNGSLTTPPCTEEVKWIIFEQPIEMSKEQIQAFQQILPDNHRPVQPLNDRELYGTK from the coding sequence ATCTATGAAGGGGAAACAGGACCTGAACACTGGGGAGAATTGGACCAAGCGAACTCAACATGTGTCAACGGAAGTGAACAATCTCCAATTACTATTGAATTTTCACAGGTAAAAACCGATAAAAAAATGGAAAACATTCAGATTCAATATGAGCCTACACCTTTTACACTTGTAAACAACGGTCATACCGTGCAGGCTAATGCCACAACAGAAAGCAACAGTATTTTAGTTGAAGGAAATAAGTACAATCTCGCTCAATTTCATTTCCATACTCCGAGTGAACATCAATTTAATGGCCAAAATTATGATATGGAGCTACACCTTGTACATAAAGACGCGAATGGAAAGATTACCGTCCTTGGAGTGATGATACAAGAGGGTAAAAAAAATGAAAAACTTGCATCTATTTGGGATGTATTACCGAAGGAAGAAACAGGAGAAGATATTTCCGTAAAAGAACCGGTCGATTTACAGGGTATACTCCCTCAAGAACAAATGTCTTTTCGTTATAATGGATCGTTAACAACTCCTCCTTGTACAGAAGAAGTGAAATGGATCATATTTGAGCAGCCGATTGAAATGTCGAAAGAACAAATTCAGGCATTCCAGCAAATCCTCCCTGACAACCATCGTCCTGTTCAACCTTTAAATGATCGTGAATTATATGGAACTAAATAA